A single genomic interval of Methanobacterium alcaliphilum harbors:
- a CDS encoding winged helix-turn-helix transcriptional regulator yields MPLNEENGEYICSVEAAINEIGGKWKSLIICSLKDGKLRFNEINKKIPEITQRMLTKTLRELEKNGIINRKVYAEVPPKVEYCLTPKGKSVLPIFDSLCEWGKKYCEPSED; encoded by the coding sequence ATGCCATTAAATGAAGAAAATGGAGAATATATATGTTCAGTTGAGGCAGCAATTAATGAGATTGGTGGAAAATGGAAATCATTAATAATTTGTTCTTTAAAAGATGGAAAATTAAGATTTAATGAGATTAATAAGAAAATACCGGAGATAACCCAAAGAATGCTCACAAAAACACTTAGAGAACTTGAAAAAAATGGAATTATTAATAGAAAAGTCTATGCAGAAGTTCCACCCAAAGTAGAATATTGTCTCACCCCTAAAGGAAAATCAGTCCTGCCCATATTTGATTCTCTATGTGAATGGGGTAAAAAATACTGCGAACCCTCCGAAGATTAA
- a CDS encoding nitroreductase family protein, whose amino-acid sequence MEVFEAISTRKSIRKYKNNEVEDEKLERILESARLAPSAKNKQKWKFLVVKNDKTRLKLAEAAYNQKFVEEAPVTIVACATNSEYIMPCGQYAYTVDVSIAVSFMILEATELGLGTCWLGAFNENTVKEILDIPEYIRVVAMFTLGYAAEEGSIKTSRKNIEDVVCFEKYE is encoded by the coding sequence ATGGAAGTTTTTGAGGCTATTTCTACAAGAAAAAGTATTAGAAAGTATAAAAATAATGAAGTTGAAGATGAAAAACTTGAGAGAATTTTAGAATCTGCTAGGCTGGCTCCCTCGGCCAAAAACAAGCAGAAATGGAAATTTTTGGTAGTGAAAAATGATAAAACACGCTTAAAACTTGCAGAGGCGGCATACAACCAAAAATTTGTGGAAGAAGCACCAGTAACTATTGTGGCTTGCGCTACAAATTCAGAGTATATAATGCCCTGTGGACAATATGCTTACACGGTAGATGTATCTATCGCTGTTTCTTTCATGATTTTAGAAGCTACAGAACTAGGATTGGGAACGTGTTGGTTAGGTGCTTTTAATGAAAACACAGTAAAGGAAATTTTAGACATTCCCGAGTATATTAGGGTTGTAGCAATGTTCACCTTGGGATATGCTGCAGAAGAAGGATCAATTAAAACTTCCCGAAAAAACATTGAAGATGTAGTTTGTTTTGAAAAATATGAATAA
- the dnaK gene encoding molecular chaperone DnaK: MAKKEKIIGIDLGTSNSAASVLVGGKPTMVPAAEGASQYGKAFPSYVAFTDDGRLVGEPARRQAVTNPENTISAIKRSMGTSHKVNVKGKAYTPQEISAFILQKIKKDAEAFLGEEVKKAVITVPAYFDDNQRTATKDAGTIAGLDVVRLVNEPTAASLAYGIDKEQEEELEIMVFDFGGGTLDVTIMEFGGGVFEVKSTSGDTKLGGTDMDNTIMNYLAGEFKKETGIDLMVDDQAVQRLREAAEKAKIELSTTLNTEINLPFITVAADGPKNLIHTLSRAKLEELVDPIIKKCSGPMQQAISDAKMSKTDIDKIILVGGPTRMPIVQKFVEDYIGKPIERGIDPMECVAMGAAIQGGVLAGEIKDLVLLDVTPLSLGIETFGNVSTKLIERNTTIPTKKSQIFSTAADNQTSVDIHVLQGERPMAHDNTTLGRFQLVGIPPAPRGVPQIEVTFDIDANGIMNVSAKDMGTGKEQAITITASTKLSQEEIDQKIREAEMNAEEDKKKQEEIEVRNNADSMIYTSEKTLEELGDKVSGDKKESVEKLVSELRDLVAGDDIVAIKEKTEELTKVVQEIGATIYQQAQQEQAQQQAQQEDAQQDAGDDEHIDADYEVKK, translated from the coding sequence ATGGCAAAAAAAGAAAAAATTATTGGTATTGATTTAGGAACCAGTAACTCCGCAGCATCTGTTTTAGTAGGTGGAAAACCAACCATGGTGCCTGCAGCAGAAGGAGCATCCCAATATGGGAAAGCTTTCCCAAGTTATGTGGCATTTACTGACGATGGACGATTAGTAGGAGAACCCGCCAGACGCCAAGCGGTAACCAATCCCGAAAATACCATTAGTGCTATTAAAAGAAGTATGGGGACTTCACACAAAGTAAATGTGAAGGGTAAAGCATATACTCCTCAAGAAATATCTGCATTCATCCTCCAAAAGATTAAAAAAGATGCCGAGGCATTTTTAGGAGAAGAAGTTAAAAAAGCAGTTATCACCGTGCCTGCTTACTTTGACGATAACCAAAGAACCGCTACCAAAGACGCTGGGACCATTGCAGGTTTAGATGTTGTAAGGTTAGTGAATGAACCAACCGCAGCTAGTTTAGCTTATGGTATTGATAAAGAACAAGAAGAAGAGTTAGAAATCATGGTCTTCGACTTTGGTGGGGGCACATTAGATGTAACCATTATGGAATTTGGTGGAGGTGTATTCGAAGTAAAATCCACCAGTGGAGATACCAAACTAGGCGGAACTGATATGGATAATACCATTATGAACTATTTAGCCGGTGAATTCAAAAAAGAAACCGGAATAGACCTAATGGTAGATGACCAGGCAGTTCAACGATTACGAGAAGCTGCAGAAAAAGCCAAAATTGAATTATCTACCACTTTAAACACAGAAATTAACCTACCATTCATAACTGTGGCTGCTGACGGGCCTAAAAACTTAATACACACCTTATCTCGGGCTAAATTAGAAGAACTAGTTGATCCGATAATTAAAAAATGTTCAGGGCCTATGCAACAAGCAATATCTGATGCCAAAATGAGCAAAACAGATATAGATAAGATCATATTGGTTGGTGGACCTACCAGAATGCCTATTGTCCAAAAATTTGTTGAAGATTATATAGGTAAACCAATTGAAAGAGGAATTGACCCTATGGAATGTGTAGCCATGGGAGCTGCCATTCAAGGTGGAGTATTAGCTGGAGAAATTAAAGATCTCGTTCTCCTAGATGTAACCCCATTATCCTTAGGAATTGAAACCTTTGGTAATGTTTCAACAAAATTAATTGAGAGAAACACCACAATACCTACTAAAAAGAGCCAAATATTCTCCACTGCAGCAGATAACCAAACATCCGTGGATATTCACGTCCTCCAAGGTGAAAGGCCAATGGCACATGACAACACCACCCTTGGAAGGTTCCAGTTAGTTGGAATACCCCCTGCCCCAAGAGGAGTCCCACAAATTGAAGTAACCTTTGATATAGATGCAAATGGTATCATGAATGTTTCTGCAAAAGATATGGGAACCGGAAAAGAACAAGCCATAACCATTACTGCTTCAACCAAATTATCCCAGGAAGAAATAGATCAGAAAATTAGAGAAGCAGAAATGAATGCTGAAGAAGATAAAAAGAAACAGGAAGAAATTGAAGTACGTAACAATGCAGATTCCATGATCTACACATCTGAAAAAACCTTAGAAGAACTGGGAGACAAAGTTTCTGGAGATAAAAAGGAATCTGTAGAAAAATTAGTCAGCGAACTCAGAGATTTAGTTGCAGGGGACGATATAGTAGCTATTAAAGAAAAAACCGAAGAATTGACAAAAGTAGTTCAGGAAATCGGTGCTACTATTTACCAGCAAGCACAACAAGAACAGGCTCAACAACAAGCACAACAAGAAGATGCTCAACAAGACGCTGGAGACGACGAGCACATAGACGCAGACTACGAAGTCAAAAAATAA
- the hypF gene encoding carbamoyltransferase HypF, which produces MAKARILVQGIVQGVGFRPTVYRLAKELQLNGYVRNLGNVVEIGLEGGKKQIKNFVDDLQEKKPPISKISSLEIEWLNNDHYEYSDFIILKSSSNFSGSSVIPPDVAICKACLSEINNPKNSRYSYPFTACTDCGPRFTVIESVPYDRERTSMEDFPLCSNCQVEYTDVENRRYHAEATCCEECGPELFLYHQKKLVCSNPIKEAARLLDEGNILAMKGIGGTHLVCKVTEEKPVLNLRKRLKRFNQPFACMSPDIDTVRGFASITPEEESVLTSRQRPIVVLKKNENYFFNPSVAPDLHNIGIMLPYSGLHHLLFKYTNEPAYIMTSANMPGEPMLIHNEEILKNLKGIADYFLLHNRRIVNRCDDSVVRFRGSDLAFIRRSRGYVPEPYDLSHISKDLNVLALGPEIDVTFSILKSGNCYPSQHIGDTSKFATFQYLQEAVKYLMNITQTDTIDVVACDLHPQFFTTQMAKKISKNYSCPVFPVQHHHAHAAALAIDNEEMEMVCIAADGVGYGEDGAAWGGEILYINMENGDYERTGSLLPQKMAGGDLCSKYPARMLISMLQDHYDPNKFIQLMENYQDYFPHGKKEIKMTMHQLERNFNVNMTTSTGRVLDAISAALNICGERSYEGECAMKLESVAYKASGKLQIPFEIKKYKNRQVLDTSLILKGVLDLKEKGEKISEIAYAAQKSVSEGLATMAIKSAEERNVEVIGGSGGVFYNEAISLAIKDFVENNGFKFIQHKNSCAGDGSVSLGQASLAAIKYK; this is translated from the coding sequence TTGGCAAAGGCCCGAATATTAGTACAGGGAATCGTGCAAGGAGTGGGTTTTAGACCTACCGTTTATCGCCTAGCTAAAGAATTACAGCTAAATGGATATGTTCGAAATTTGGGTAATGTTGTTGAAATTGGCTTAGAAGGTGGAAAAAAGCAGATCAAAAATTTTGTGGACGACCTGCAAGAAAAAAAACCACCTATCTCAAAAATCTCATCTCTAGAAATAGAATGGTTGAACAACGACCATTATGAATATTCTGATTTTATCATTTTAAAGAGTTCTTCTAATTTTTCAGGGTCCTCAGTGATACCACCCGATGTAGCCATATGCAAAGCCTGCTTAAGTGAAATAAACAATCCTAAAAATAGCAGATATTCTTACCCATTTACTGCATGTACCGATTGTGGGCCCCGTTTTACAGTAATAGAATCTGTGCCCTATGACCGAGAGCGTACCAGTATGGAAGACTTTCCATTATGTTCCAACTGCCAAGTAGAATACACTGATGTAGAAAATCGGCGATACCATGCCGAAGCTACCTGCTGTGAAGAATGCGGTCCTGAATTATTTCTCTATCATCAAAAAAAATTAGTCTGCTCAAATCCAATTAAAGAAGCCGCTCGGTTGCTGGATGAAGGAAATATCCTAGCCATGAAAGGCATTGGTGGTACTCATCTTGTATGTAAAGTAACTGAAGAAAAACCTGTTTTGAATTTAAGAAAACGATTGAAACGTTTTAATCAACCATTTGCATGCATGTCTCCAGATATAGATACGGTACGTGGTTTTGCTTCAATTACTCCAGAAGAAGAATCTGTTTTAACCTCCCGGCAAAGGCCTATTGTGGTGCTAAAGAAAAATGAGAATTATTTTTTCAACCCCAGTGTTGCACCAGATTTACATAATATTGGGATAATGCTCCCTTATTCTGGATTACACCACCTGCTTTTTAAATACACAAATGAGCCGGCTTACATTATGACTTCAGCCAATATGCCTGGCGAACCCATGTTAATTCATAATGAAGAGATTTTAAAGAATTTAAAAGGAATTGCTGATTACTTCCTGCTACATAACCGACGTATTGTAAATAGGTGTGATGATTCCGTGGTCCGTTTTAGAGGCAGCGACCTGGCATTTATCCGCCGATCTCGAGGTTATGTTCCAGAACCATATGATTTATCCCATATATCAAAAGATTTGAATGTGTTGGCTTTAGGCCCTGAAATCGATGTTACATTTTCCATTTTAAAAAGTGGAAATTGTTATCCCTCACAACATATAGGGGATACCAGTAAATTTGCTACTTTCCAATACCTTCAGGAAGCTGTAAAATATCTTATGAACATTACACAGACTGATACTATTGATGTTGTAGCCTGTGATTTACATCCTCAATTTTTTACAACCCAAATGGCTAAAAAAATTAGTAAAAATTATTCCTGTCCAGTATTTCCTGTGCAGCACCACCACGCCCATGCTGCAGCTCTAGCTATAGATAATGAAGAGATGGAAATGGTCTGCATTGCTGCTGACGGAGTGGGTTATGGGGAAGATGGGGCCGCTTGGGGTGGTGAGATATTATATATAAATATGGAAAACGGAGATTACGAACGAACAGGAAGTTTATTACCTCAAAAAATGGCCGGTGGAGATCTTTGTTCAAAATATCCTGCTAGAATGTTAATTTCTATGCTTCAAGATCACTACGATCCAAATAAATTCATTCAATTGATGGAAAATTATCAAGATTATTTCCCTCATGGAAAAAAAGAAATAAAAATGACAATGCACCAGCTAGAGCGCAATTTCAATGTGAATATGACTACCAGTACTGGAAGAGTTCTGGATGCCATATCTGCTGCTTTAAATATCTGTGGTGAGCGAAGTTATGAAGGAGAATGTGCCATGAAACTAGAGTCTGTGGCATATAAAGCATCAGGAAAACTCCAAATTCCTTTTGAAATTAAAAAATATAAAAATAGGCAGGTTCTGGATACCTCATTAATTCTCAAAGGAGTTTTAGATCTTAAAGAAAAAGGGGAAAAAATAAGTGAAATTGCCTATGCTGCTCAAAAATCTGTTTCAGAAGGTTTAGCTACTATGGCCATTAAATCAGCAGAGGAAAGAAATGTTGAGGTGATTGGAGGATCTGGAGGAGTATTCTATAATGAGGCCATAAGTTTAGCAATTAAAGATTTTGTTGAAAATAATGGGTTTAAGTTTATACAACACAAAAATTCATGTGCTGGTGATGGTTCTGTGTCATTAGGTCAGGCATCTCTTGCAGCTATAAAATATAAGTGA
- a CDS encoding ABC transporter permease, whose amino-acid sequence MGIYKLSYQNLRRNKWRNISTILRIALGVIILILLLSSGIGLNSFLKEGQTLPGYIFSNPSDNSTTKFNLTDNQIVNSITVLINSTLGIDITSSEGLMQLENLISNLIYFLDFMASIIFLVGIFGITYAMDINLLERKREVALLKLMGFTSIQIGLTHLLEAFLLGFIGAVIGSVVGIFGIVLAANIINIIPLSLLLPWWLPVVVILVTAFLSAVLVAFSVWQSTKTDPIEVLRHG is encoded by the coding sequence ATGGGAATTTATAAACTTTCTTATCAAAATTTGCGCCGTAATAAATGGAGAAACATATCCACTATATTAAGAATCGCTTTGGGAGTTATAATCCTCATATTGCTTTTAAGTTCAGGAATTGGACTGAACAGCTTTTTAAAAGAAGGTCAAACTTTGCCGGGATATATTTTTTCTAACCCTTCTGATAATTCAACTACTAAATTTAATTTAACTGATAATCAAATTGTAAATTCAATTACGGTTCTAATTAACTCTACATTGGGCATAGATATTACAAGTTCTGAAGGATTAATGCAATTAGAAAATTTAATTAGCAACTTAATTTATTTTTTGGATTTCATGGCCAGTATAATATTTCTTGTAGGTATTTTTGGAATTACCTATGCAATGGACATTAATTTACTTGAAAGAAAAAGAGAAGTAGCTTTACTAAAGTTAATGGGATTCACATCTATTCAAATAGGTTTAACTCATTTACTGGAAGCATTTTTATTAGGATTTATTGGGGCAGTTATTGGTAGTGTTGTGGGTATTTTTGGAATTGTTCTGGCGGCAAATATTATTAATATAATTCCATTATCTTTACTTTTGCCATGGTGGCTTCCAGTAGTTGTTATTTTAGTAACTGCATTCTTGAGTGCTGTTTTAGTTGCTTTTTCAGTATGGCAAAGCACAAAAACTGATCCAATTGAGGTTTTAAGGCATGGATAA
- a CDS encoding response regulator: MSSHKIMVVEDEEILRLGTTLHLKSFGYEVVGNFSSGEEALEKLLDIKPDVVLMDIELAGNWNGITTAGKIKEKWDVPIIYVSVHADSKTIEHAKSTKPFRYMRKPFNDEELQFTIEMAVKTHKNQKKLLEKIKNYHEIISKIPGLLYRIDTEYNVFLLNDALEKISDYKTDEIKNNGYCFFYSLIVSDDREEILNYLNNNIHSKEPLKLNYRIKNKKGQLKNIREIINPVFENDDLICIEGLILDITGKN; encoded by the coding sequence ATGTCAAGTCATAAGATAATGGTCGTAGAAGATGAGGAGATATTAAGATTAGGTACCACTCTCCACCTAAAATCTTTTGGCTATGAAGTTGTTGGGAATTTTAGTTCAGGTGAAGAAGCTTTAGAAAAACTTTTAGACATCAAACCTGATGTGGTGTTAATGGATATTGAATTAGCTGGAAACTGGAATGGCATTACAACTGCAGGCAAAATTAAAGAAAAGTGGGATGTTCCAATAATCTATGTTTCTGTTCATGCGGATTCTAAGACAATAGAACATGCTAAATCTACGAAACCTTTTAGATATATGAGAAAACCATTCAATGATGAAGAACTTCAATTCACTATAGAAATGGCTGTTAAAACTCATAAAAATCAGAAAAAATTATTAGAAAAGATTAAAAATTACCATGAAATTATTTCAAAAATACCTGGTTTGTTATACCGGATTGATACAGAATATAATGTTTTTCTGCTTAATGATGCATTAGAGAAAATTTCAGATTATAAAACCGATGAAATTAAAAATAACGGGTATTGTTTTTTTTATTCTTTAATTGTTTCAGATGATCGTGAAGAGATATTAAATTATCTAAACAATAATATTCATTCAAAAGAACCTTTAAAACTAAATTACAGGATTAAAAATAAAAAAGGCCAACTAAAAAATATTCGGGAAATAATAAACCCTGTATTTGAAAATGATGATCTGATTTGTATTGAAGGTCTAATTTTGGATATCACTGGAAAAAATTAA
- a CDS encoding ATP-binding cassette domain-containing protein, with the protein MDNLIMEFNDVEKTYRDAQNEINVLNSFDLKIKKNSITLITGPTGSGKTTIFNLASLLDVPDSGEIFFTGKKVSSMSKTERSKIRQTEIGTILQWGNLLPYLTILENLMLPMHDKNEKFALELMGLLDIGEIKNELPENISLFHQQIVALARALINKPQIILADEPSGDLDKEKTTKLIDFFCKIKIDASVIIFSNDQDLDHFADHSFSIKNGKLKSNF; encoded by the coding sequence ATGGATAATTTAATCATGGAGTTTAATGATGTTGAAAAAACATACAGAGATGCTCAAAACGAAATAAACGTACTAAACAGTTTTGATTTAAAAATCAAAAAAAATTCTATAACTCTAATTACAGGACCTACTGGTTCAGGTAAGACCACGATCTTTAACCTGGCTAGTCTTTTGGATGTGCCAGATTCTGGTGAAATATTTTTCACTGGTAAAAAGGTATCGAGCATGTCTAAAACAGAGAGAAGCAAGATCCGGCAAACTGAAATAGGCACAATTTTGCAATGGGGCAATTTATTACCGTATTTGACTATTTTAGAAAATTTAATGCTTCCTATGCATGATAAAAATGAAAAATTTGCATTAGAACTCATGGGACTATTGGATATTGGGGAGATCAAAAATGAACTTCCAGAAAATATTTCTCTTTTTCATCAGCAAATTGTCGCGCTGGCAAGGGCATTGATTAATAAACCTCAAATTATTCTTGCTGATGAACCTTCAGGTGATCTGGATAAAGAAAAAACAACTAAATTAATAGATTTTTTTTGCAAGATAAAAATTGATGCATCAGTTATAATTTTTTCTAATGATCAGGACTTAGATCATTTTGCAGACCATTCTTTTTCAATAAAAAATGGAAAGCTAAAATCTAATTTTTAA
- a CDS encoding ArsR/SmtB family transcription factor gives MDIEAILDVMGCRTRREIINLLREEPRFVSQISRELEIGQKAIIEHLRAMEELGLLTSSFKKIERGRPRKYYDMSHDITVNIIINQATFQVDITDEALTRKQLPSGEEWSKLLNVEHKIRMGHYEAIEELKSLIRLYSTLKKRAEEVLEDVEGTQE, from the coding sequence ATGGATATAGAGGCTATACTTGATGTAATGGGATGCCGTACTCGGCGAGAAATAATCAACTTACTTCGTGAAGAGCCTAGATTTGTAAGTCAAATTTCTAGAGAGCTTGAAATAGGTCAAAAGGCTATAATTGAACATTTAAGGGCAATGGAAGAGTTGGGACTTTTAACATCTTCTTTTAAGAAGATTGAAAGGGGCCGTCCCAGGAAATATTATGATATGTCACATGACATTACTGTAAATATTATCATAAATCAGGCTACTTTCCAGGTAGACATCACAGACGAAGCATTAACTAGAAAACAATTACCTTCTGGGGAAGAATGGTCAAAACTGCTTAATGTGGAACATAAAATTCGTATGGGGCACTATGAGGCCATAGAAGAACTTAAAAGCTTGATAAGATTGTATAGCACTCTTAAAAAAAGAGCTGAAGAAGTTTTAGAGGACGTTGAAGGAACTCAAGAATAA
- the dnaJ gene encoding molecular chaperone DnaJ: MAEKRDYYEVLGVDKGADKKEIKKAYRKLAMKYHPDVSEDNEASEKFKEISEAYAVLSDEEKRNTYDQFGHAGMNGFSQEDIFNNINFDDIFKGFGFDVGNIFDMFGFGGGRRHHGPQRGADVYYDLDITLEDAYNGLETDIDVPHSRTCPVCNGSRAEPGTGTKTCQTCGGTGQVRQVNNTFLGQMVNISPCRDCQGEGNIVEHPCSNCHGRGIVKQTSTIHIKVPPGVESGSRLRVPGEGEVGARGGPAGDLYVMINVKHHKLFEREGANLYYEKPISFVQASLGDTVEIPTLDKSIDLKIPYGTQSGTSFRIKGHGMPHLRWNGNGNLYVKVKVITPRKLNSKQKELLKEFAEISGDEIHTDDKGFFDKVKDAINH; the protein is encoded by the coding sequence ATGGCAGAAAAGCGCGATTATTACGAGGTTCTGGGTGTAGATAAAGGAGCCGATAAAAAAGAGATTAAAAAAGCCTATCGTAAACTGGCTATGAAATACCATCCTGATGTTAGTGAGGACAACGAAGCATCTGAAAAATTCAAAGAAATCAGTGAAGCATACGCTGTTTTATCAGACGAAGAAAAAAGAAATACTTATGACCAATTTGGGCATGCGGGTATGAACGGATTCTCACAAGAAGATATTTTCAATAATATTAACTTTGATGACATTTTTAAAGGATTTGGATTTGATGTGGGCAATATATTCGATATGTTTGGCTTTGGAGGGGGAAGAAGACATCACGGGCCCCAAAGAGGAGCCGATGTGTACTATGATTTAGATATAACTCTTGAAGATGCTTATAACGGATTAGAAACTGATATAGATGTTCCCCATAGCCGAACTTGCCCCGTATGTAATGGTTCGCGTGCAGAACCAGGCACAGGCACAAAAACCTGCCAAACTTGCGGAGGAACCGGGCAGGTCCGACAAGTAAATAACACCTTTTTAGGGCAAATGGTGAACATAAGCCCATGCCGAGACTGTCAAGGTGAAGGAAACATTGTTGAACACCCTTGTAGTAATTGTCATGGCAGAGGAATAGTAAAACAAACCAGCACCATTCACATTAAAGTACCTCCCGGTGTAGAATCCGGATCAAGATTAAGAGTGCCTGGAGAAGGAGAAGTAGGTGCTCGTGGAGGGCCTGCCGGTGATTTATATGTAATGATCAATGTCAAACATCACAAATTGTTCGAACGAGAAGGGGCTAATCTTTACTATGAAAAACCCATTAGCTTTGTACAGGCCTCTCTTGGAGATACTGTTGAAATACCGACACTTGATAAATCAATAGATCTTAAAATACCCTACGGAACACAAAGTGGTACTAGTTTCAGAATAAAAGGCCATGGGATGCCACATTTACGTTGGAATGGAAATGGGAATCTTTACGTGAAGGTTAAAGTTATAACTCCGCGAAAATTAAATTCAAAACAAAAAGAACTTTTAAAAGAGTTTGCAGAAATCAGTGGAGATGAAATCCACACCGATGATAAAGGTTTCTTTGACAAAGTTAAAGATGCCATTAACCATTGA
- the grpE gene encoding nucleotide exchange factor GrpE codes for MASDNDLKKLKEELKKKESLLKDKEDNQSELESTLDELKKELAEKEEKLAEYIAQMQRMQADFDNYKKHIVQQQAQTIEYANEGLILKILDVYQDFERALESCKSEKDLREGLELIYNKLKTTLEKEGLSEIPTDGEKFDPFKHEALMAEDHEDFENGMVIDELSKGYTLKDKVIKYSMVKVCKK; via the coding sequence ATGGCCAGCGATAACGATTTAAAAAAACTCAAAGAAGAATTAAAAAAGAAAGAGTCGCTTTTAAAAGATAAAGAAGACAATCAAAGCGAATTAGAAAGTACTCTGGATGAATTAAAAAAAGAGCTAGCTGAAAAAGAAGAAAAATTGGCCGAATATATTGCCCAGATGCAGAGAATGCAGGCGGATTTTGATAATTACAAAAAACATATTGTTCAACAACAGGCTCAAACCATTGAATATGCTAATGAAGGTCTTATTCTAAAAATATTAGATGTATATCAGGACTTTGAAAGAGCATTAGAAAGTTGTAAAAGTGAAAAAGACCTTCGTGAAGGTTTGGAACTTATTTACAACAAGTTAAAAACCACTCTAGAAAAAGAAGGTTTGAGTGAAATTCCTACAGATGGTGAAAAATTCGACCCTTTCAAACATGAAGCACTCATGGCCGAAGATCATGAAGATTTTGAAAATGGTATGGTTATAGATGAATTATCAAAAGGTTATACCTTAAAAGATAAAGTGATTAAATATTCCATGGTTAAAGTCTGTAAAAAGTGA
- the larB gene encoding nickel pincer cofactor biosynthesis protein LarB, translating into MRQILEKLLNGKISLEEAEKLINSDHIREVEDFAKFDMHRESRTGFPEAIYAPGKKDSEIIKIIMHCVDNGHMMVTQLEKERYDNIKTELTSLKEQDFKIKYHERARILVIKKDTGEKYTHGKIGIITAGTSDIPVGEEARIVAEESGCEVITSYDVGVAGIHRLFSHLSRMLEEKVQVIIVVAGMEGALPSVVAGMVDIPVVGVPTSVGYGVGKDGFTALYCMLQSCAPGIAVVNIDNGFGAAVFAVTVVKQCKKHN; encoded by the coding sequence ATGAGGCAAATTCTAGAAAAACTTTTAAATGGAAAAATTTCTCTTGAAGAAGCTGAAAAATTAATAAATTCGGATCATATAAGAGAAGTTGAGGATTTTGCCAAGTTTGACATGCATAGGGAATCCAGAACGGGGTTTCCAGAAGCTATTTATGCTCCTGGCAAAAAAGACTCAGAAATTATTAAAATTATCATGCATTGTGTTGATAATGGTCATATGATGGTAACTCAACTGGAAAAAGAAAGATATGATAATATCAAAACTGAATTAACCTCCTTAAAAGAGCAGGATTTCAAAATAAAATATCATGAACGGGCAAGAATTTTAGTCATAAAAAAAGATACTGGGGAAAAATATACTCATGGTAAAATTGGTATAATTACTGCAGGCACATCAGATATACCTGTTGGGGAAGAAGCAAGAATAGTAGCAGAGGAGTCCGGTTGTGAAGTCATAACTTCTTATGATGTGGGTGTGGCAGGTATCCATAGATTATTTTCACACTTGAGCAGAATGTTGGAAGAAAAAGTGCAGGTTATAATTGTGGTGGCTGGTATGGAAGGCGCACTACCTTCTGTGGTAGCGGGTATGGTAGACATTCCTGTGGTGGGAGTACCTACATCGGTGGGCTATGGTGTGGGTAAAGATGGATTTACCGCACTCTATTGTATGTTACAGTCCTGTGCCCCGGGAATTGCAGTTGTAAATATTGACAATGGGTTTGGGGCAGCAGTTTTCGCAGTTACAGTGGTTAAACAGTGTAAAAAGCATAATTAA